A single region of the bacterium genome encodes:
- a CDS encoding NADP-dependent isocitrate dehydrogenase: MSQSPPIIYTWTDEAPALATHAFLPIIRAFAGATGVPVETRDISLAGRLLAVFPDRLKPEQRAPDGLAELGALVKTPEANVIKLPNVSASIPQMKAAIAELQAKGYALPNYPEEPTTDEEREMKARYDKVKGSAVNPVLREGNSDRRAPKAVKEYARQNPHRMGKWAADSKTHVSTMESGDFRHNEKAVTVTAPTTVRIEHVGAGGDTTVLKEGIELLAGEVMDATLMSRKALVAFLGEQVADAKKKGVLFSLHMKATMMKVSDPIIFGHAVRVFFADVFEKHAATLDQLGVDVKNGFGDLLEKIGELSDDERKPIEADIEAAYATGPALAMVNSDKGITNLHVPSDIIIDASMPPMIRDSGGMWNPAGELQDCKAVIPDSSYAGVYQAVVEDCQANGAYDPATMGSVPNVGLMAQKAEEYGSHDKTFEIAGDGSVRVVGAGGEVLLEHAVERGDIWRACQVKDAAIRDWVKLAVTRARATGAPAVFWLDRSRAHDAQLIAKVEAYLRDHDTSGLQIEILSPVEATRFSLERIRRGEDTISVTGNVLRDYLTDLFPILEIGTSAKMLSIVPLMNGGGLFETGAGGSAPKHVQQFEEEGHLRWDSLGEFLALAASLDHLGEHFDNAAARLLGETLDDATTQLLLNRKAPSRKVHELDNRGSQFYLALYWAQALAGQTSDPELATRFAPVAQAMAQNETTIVEELNAAQGPPQDLGGYYRPDPDRTSRAMRPSATLNGIIDSI, translated from the coding sequence ATGAGCCAATCCCCGCCGATCATCTACACCTGGACCGACGAGGCCCCGGCCCTGGCGACCCACGCCTTCCTGCCCATCATCCGGGCATTCGCCGGGGCGACCGGGGTTCCGGTCGAAACACGCGACATCTCGCTGGCGGGTCGCCTGCTGGCCGTCTTCCCGGACCGGCTGAAGCCGGAGCAGCGCGCCCCCGATGGTCTGGCCGAACTCGGTGCATTGGTGAAGACGCCCGAGGCCAACGTCATCAAACTGCCCAACGTCAGTGCCTCGATCCCGCAGATGAAGGCAGCGATCGCCGAGCTCCAGGCCAAGGGCTACGCCCTGCCGAACTACCCGGAGGAGCCGACGACGGACGAGGAACGCGAGATGAAGGCGCGCTACGACAAGGTGAAGGGCAGCGCCGTGAACCCGGTGCTGCGTGAGGGGAACTCGGATCGTCGTGCGCCGAAGGCTGTCAAGGAGTACGCCCGACAGAACCCCCACCGTATGGGGAAGTGGGCGGCTGACTCGAAGACCCACGTCTCGACGATGGAGTCCGGGGACTTCCGGCATAACGAGAAGGCGGTCACGGTCACGGCACCGACGACGGTCCGCATCGAGCACGTCGGTGCCGGTGGAGACACCACCGTGCTGAAGGAGGGGATCGAACTCCTGGCCGGTGAGGTCATGGACGCGACCTTGATGAGCCGGAAGGCCCTCGTCGCGTTCCTGGGCGAGCAGGTCGCGGACGCCAAGAAGAAGGGCGTGCTCTTCTCCCTGCACATGAAGGCGACGATGATGAAGGTCTCGGACCCGATCATCTTCGGTCACGCGGTGCGGGTCTTCTTCGCCGATGTCTTCGAGAAGCACGCGGCGACCCTCGACCAGCTCGGCGTCGACGTGAAGAACGGCTTCGGCGATCTGCTGGAGAAGATCGGCGAGCTCTCCGACGACGAGCGCAAGCCGATCGAGGCCGACATCGAAGCGGCCTACGCCACGGGCCCGGCCCTCGCCATGGTGAACTCGGACAAGGGCATCACCAACCTGCACGTGCCGAGCGACATCATCATCGATGCGTCGATGCCGCCGATGATCCGGGATTCCGGCGGCATGTGGAACCCGGCCGGCGAGCTGCAGGATTGCAAGGCCGTGATTCCGGACAGCAGCTATGCGGGCGTCTACCAGGCTGTCGTCGAGGATTGCCAGGCGAACGGCGCTTACGATCCCGCGACCATGGGCAGCGTTCCGAACGTGGGCTTGATGGCGCAGAAGGCCGAGGAGTACGGCTCCCACGACAAGACCTTCGAGATCGCGGGTGACGGTAGCGTGCGCGTCGTCGGTGCCGGCGGCGAGGTGCTGTTGGAGCACGCGGTCGAGCGCGGCGACATCTGGCGCGCCTGCCAGGTGAAGGATGCTGCGATTCGCGACTGGGTGAAGTTGGCAGTCACCCGAGCCCGGGCCACCGGCGCACCGGCGGTCTTCTGGCTCGATCGCAGCCGCGCCCACGACGCCCAGCTCATCGCGAAGGTCGAGGCCTACCTCCGCGATCACGATACGAGCGGCCTGCAGATCGAGATCCTCTCTCCGGTCGAGGCGACGCGCTTTTCTCTGGAGCGGATCCGCCGCGGTGAGGACACGATCTCGGTCACCGGCAACGTGCTGCGGGATTACCTGACCGACCTCTTTCCGATCCTCGAGATCGGAACCAGCGCCAAGATGCTTTCGATCGTGCCGCTGATGAACGGCGGCGGCCTCTTCGAGACCGGTGCAGGCGGCTCGGCGCCGAAGCACGTGCAGCAGTTCGAGGAAGAGGGGCACCTGCGTTGGGACTCTCTCGGTGAGTTCCTGGCTCTTGCGGCGTCGCTCGACCACCTGGGCGAACATTTCGACAACGCAGCGGCCCGCCTGCTCGGCGAAACCCTCGACGATGCGACCACCCAGCTCCTGCTCAACCGGAAGGCGCCTTCGCGCAAGGTGCACGAGCTCGACAACCGCGGCAGCCAGTTCTACCTGGCGCTCTACTGGGCCCAGGCACTGGCCGGGCAGACGAGCGATCCGGAACTGGCGACGCGCTTTGCACCCGTGGCCCAGGCGATGGCGCAGAATGAGACGACCATCGTCGAGGAGCTGAACGCAGCCCAGGGTCCGCCCCAGGATCTGGGCGGCTACTACCGGCCCGATCCGGACCGCACGAGCCGGGCGATGCGCCCGAGCGCGACGCTGAACGGGATCATCGACTCGATCTAG